A region from the Drosophila takahashii strain IR98-3 E-12201 chromosome 2L, DtakHiC1v2, whole genome shotgun sequence genome encodes:
- the Sgs3 gene encoding salivary glue protein Sgs-3 — protein MKFTLCLLIASVLLIGNVSSSSLPCGCPEPEPTTTCRPPPTTQPPCPTTPPPCQTTTPVCQTTKPTTTPRPTTTTTTTTPCPTTTRATTTKRATTTERATTTKRATTTKRATTTKRATTTKRATTTKRATTTKRATTTKRATTTKRATTTKRAPTTTKKPGCGCKPCGPGGEPCKGCPSRDNLCQDLISILKNLEKRIKQCVCGEPQWML, from the exons atgaAGTTTACTCTTTGCCTTTTGATTG CGAGTGTCCTGCTGATCGGCAATGTAAGTTCTTCGTCACTTCCATGTGGTTGCCCGGAACCGGAACCTACTACAACATGCAGACCGCCACCAACCACACAACCACCGTGCCCAACAACACCACCACCGTGCCAAACAACCACCCCAGTGTGCCAAACAACCAAACCAACCACAACACCGCGCCCAaccacgacaacaacaaccacaacacCATGCCCAACAACCACTAGGGCAACAACGACCAAGAGGGCAACAACGACCGAGCGGGCAACAACGACCAAGAGGGCAACAACGACCAAGAGGGCAACAACGACCAAGAGGGCAACAACGACCAAGCGGGCAACTACGACCAAGAGGGCAACAACGACCAAGAGGGCAACAACAACCAAGAGGGCAACAACGACCAAGAGGGCAACAACGACCAAGAGGGCACCAACGACCACCAAGAAGCCAGGCTGCGGTTGCAAGCCATGCGGTCCCGGTGGAGAGCCATGCAAGGGATGCCCCAGTCGCGACAACCTGTGCCAGGACTTGATAAGCATCCTGAAGAATCTGGAGAAGAGGATCAAGCAGTGTGTCTGCGGAGAACCTCAGTGGATGTTGTAA